A section of the Mycolicibacterium chubuense NBB4 genome encodes:
- a CDS encoding NADH:ubiquinone reductase (Na(+)-transporting) subunit F, translating to MGDTVTVQPFGDTFPVESGETVLSAILRNGRFVKYGCKHGGCSTCRAQVVEGEFTQSDGTSFSLSDADRDAGVVLLCSTYADGDLVVDVGETMADLTEDEYNAGQDIVEFVGTVDRIVDYTADIKGIEIALDEPSAISFVPGQYVEVLVPGSDDAWRSFSMANRPSDNSRVHLVVRVIPDGRFTSQIGTTISAGTRLNLRGPLGQFAIRLSHRPIIFIAGGSGIAPVLSMLADLIEQNNQRRTTFLYGARTVADLPMLDELRQLSDELDWFTFIPALSQPDDTPWDGETGLITEVYHRNFPSGHGHEAYLCGPPGMIDAALESLIASGCKERHIFFDRFVPSG from the coding sequence ATGGGTGACACAGTAACCGTACAGCCGTTCGGTGACACGTTCCCTGTCGAATCAGGAGAGACGGTACTGTCCGCAATTCTCCGAAATGGCAGATTCGTAAAATACGGCTGCAAGCACGGCGGATGCAGCACCTGCCGAGCTCAGGTCGTCGAAGGCGAATTCACCCAATCCGACGGAACGTCGTTTTCCCTGAGCGACGCTGACCGCGACGCAGGTGTCGTGCTGCTCTGCTCGACATATGCAGACGGCGACTTGGTCGTCGACGTCGGCGAGACCATGGCAGATCTAACCGAAGACGAGTACAACGCCGGCCAAGATATCGTCGAGTTCGTCGGTACGGTCGACCGCATCGTCGACTACACGGCGGATATCAAGGGCATCGAGATCGCCTTGGACGAGCCCTCAGCGATATCGTTCGTACCCGGCCAGTATGTCGAAGTCCTTGTCCCGGGATCCGACGACGCATGGCGGTCGTTCTCGATGGCCAACCGACCGAGCGACAACTCGAGGGTGCACCTTGTAGTTCGCGTGATCCCCGATGGGCGGTTCACCTCGCAGATCGGTACGACCATCTCCGCGGGGACAAGGCTGAACTTGCGCGGCCCATTGGGGCAGTTTGCAATTCGACTATCACACCGGCCGATAATCTTCATCGCGGGAGGTTCGGGTATTGCCCCGGTACTTTCGATGCTCGCTGACCTTATCGAGCAGAATAATCAACGGCGAACGACGTTTCTCTACGGCGCGCGCACCGTGGCTGACCTCCCAATGCTGGACGAACTTCGACAACTCTCAGATGAGCTGGACTGGTTCACTTTTATCCCTGCGCTGAGTCAGCCTGACGATACCCCGTGGGACGGCGAAACCGGTTTGATCACCGAGGTTTACCACCGAAACTTCCCGAGTGGCCACGGACATGAGGCGTACTTGTGTGGCCCGCCTGGAATGATCGATGCAGCACTGGAGTCGCTGATCGCTAGCGGCTGTAAGGAGCGCCATATTTTCTTTGACAGGTTCGTTCCGTCTGGATAG
- a CDS encoding SDR family NAD(P)-dependent oxidoreductase codes for MSERRVAVVTGGLSGIGAAITSRLVEDGMLVAAFDLCDPPASLAAESMPTLLTVQGDVTDHASVEEAVSLVHQRFGSIDVLVNNAGISGSADAGACHLTTVAEWERVLATNVRGPFLCTRAVLPQMMKQGTGHIITIASVAGMVAFPGRCAYTTSKGAVIQFTRSLALDYAQYGIRANAICPGMVETPMTHWRLNQPQLRSAIESEIPMGRVAQPGEIADAASLLAGDRLGYMTGQTLVVDGGWTVH; via the coding sequence ATGTCGGAACGTCGCGTCGCCGTAGTGACGGGTGGGTTGTCTGGAATCGGTGCAGCTATTACCTCACGACTCGTCGAAGACGGGATGCTCGTTGCGGCTTTCGATCTCTGTGATCCGCCGGCTTCGCTTGCCGCCGAATCAATGCCGACCTTATTAACGGTACAAGGCGACGTCACCGATCACGCCAGCGTCGAGGAGGCGGTGAGCTTGGTGCACCAGCGATTCGGAAGCATCGACGTACTGGTTAACAACGCGGGAATAAGTGGGTCCGCGGATGCCGGTGCGTGTCACTTGACGACTGTCGCTGAATGGGAAAGAGTCCTCGCCACCAACGTTCGAGGGCCGTTCCTGTGTACGAGAGCTGTTCTACCGCAAATGATGAAGCAGGGAACCGGTCATATAATCACCATCGCCTCGGTAGCTGGCATGGTCGCCTTTCCGGGGCGTTGCGCGTACACGACATCGAAGGGTGCGGTGATTCAGTTCACCAGATCACTGGCCCTCGATTATGCGCAATACGGCATTCGCGCCAATGCAATCTGCCCGGGAATGGTTGAAACCCCGATGACGCACTGGCGACTTAATCAGCCCCAGTTGAGGTCTGCTATCGAGTCCGAAATTCCCATGGGGCGCGTCGCGCAACCCGGTGAGATCGCCGATGCCGCGTCGCTCCTCGCAGGCGACAGACTTGGCTACATGACCGGACAAACGTTGGTTGTCGATGGAGGATGGACGGTGCATTGA
- a CDS encoding pyruvate carboxylase: MFSKVLVANRGEIAIRAFRAVYELGAATVAVYPYEDRNSLHRSKADESYQIGVEGHPVRAYLNVDHIVSTALDCGADAIYPGYGFLSENPELATACAAAGITFVGPSADVLELTGNKARAIAAARAAGLPVLASSQPSADVHELVAAAQSMEFPLFVKAVAGGGGRGMRRVAAAADLQEAIEAASREAESAFGDATVFLEQAVVNPRHIEVQILADGSGEVIHLFERDCSVQRRHQKVIELAPAPNLEPALRARICDDAVAFARQIGYSCAGTVEFLLDERGQHVFIEMNPRIQVEHTVTEEITDVDLVSAQLRIAAGETLADLGLAQDTLQIHGAAIQCRITTEDPANGFRPGTGRITGYRSPGGAGIRLDGGTNIGAEVTAHFDSMLVKLSCRGRDFDTAVRRARRAVAEFRIRGVSTNIPFLQAVLDDPDFQSGRVTTSFIDERPGLLTARSSADRGTKILNYLADVTVNQPHGPRPSAVYPRDKLPVIDLTAAPPPGSKQRLTKLGPEGFALWMRESKTVGVTDTTFRDAHQSLLATRVRTSGLMRVAPYIARMTPELLSVECWGGATYDVALRFLKQDPWDRLAALREALPNICLQMLLRGRNTVGYTPYPEQVTSAFVEEAAQTGVDIFRIFDSLNNIVAMRPAIDAVLNTGTTIAEVAMSYTGDLSDPGEDLYTLDYYLRLAEAIVDAGAHVLAIKDMAGLLRAPAAATLVAALKSRFDLPVHVHTHDTPGGQLATYAAAWAAGADAVDGAAAPLSGTTSQPSLSSIVAAAARTEFDTGLSLSAVCDLEPYWEALRKVYAPFESGLAAPTGRVYTHEIPGGQLSNLRQQAIALGLGDRFEDVENAYAGADRVLGRLVKVTPSSKVVGDLALALVGAGASAEEFAAEPGLYDLPDSVIGFLRGELGDPPGGWPEPLRTKALDGRGPAKPEQELTVEQEAVLAAPGPKRRAMLNHLLFAGPTAEFEAHREEFGDTSRLSANQFFYGLRHGEEHRVTLEPGVELLIGLEAISDADERGMRTVMCIINGQLRPVMVRDRSIASDIPVSERADKTNPDHVAAPFAGVVTVTVAQGDAVEAGQTLATIEAMKMEAAITATKAGTLNRIAVAATAQVESGDLLMVLT, translated from the coding sequence GTGTTTTCCAAGGTTCTGGTTGCCAACCGCGGTGAGATTGCGATCCGGGCGTTTCGTGCGGTCTACGAGCTCGGCGCGGCCACTGTCGCGGTCTACCCTTATGAGGATCGCAACTCGCTGCACCGGTCGAAGGCGGACGAGTCGTATCAGATTGGCGTAGAGGGTCATCCGGTTCGCGCGTATCTGAATGTCGACCACATCGTGTCGACCGCACTGGACTGCGGCGCTGATGCGATCTATCCGGGGTATGGATTCTTGTCGGAGAACCCGGAGCTGGCGACGGCGTGCGCGGCGGCTGGGATCACGTTTGTCGGCCCGTCGGCCGATGTGCTGGAGCTGACCGGGAACAAGGCGCGGGCGATCGCGGCCGCGCGGGCTGCCGGGCTGCCGGTGTTGGCGTCATCGCAACCGTCGGCTGATGTCCACGAGTTGGTAGCGGCCGCACAGTCGATGGAGTTCCCGTTGTTCGTCAAGGCGGTGGCCGGTGGTGGCGGGCGCGGGATGCGCCGTGTGGCCGCGGCTGCTGATCTACAGGAAGCCATCGAAGCTGCGTCACGCGAAGCGGAGTCGGCGTTCGGTGACGCGACGGTGTTCCTGGAACAGGCGGTGGTCAATCCTCGGCACATCGAGGTGCAGATCCTGGCCGATGGCTCTGGCGAGGTCATTCACCTGTTCGAGCGAGATTGCAGTGTGCAACGCCGGCACCAGAAAGTCATCGAGCTGGCACCGGCGCCGAACCTCGAACCGGCACTGCGTGCGCGGATCTGTGACGATGCCGTGGCCTTCGCCCGCCAGATCGGGTACTCGTGTGCCGGCACAGTCGAGTTCCTGCTCGACGAGCGGGGACAGCACGTCTTCATCGAGATGAACCCGCGGATTCAGGTGGAGCACACGGTGACCGAGGAGATCACCGATGTGGATCTCGTGTCTGCCCAACTCCGCATCGCAGCAGGGGAGACGCTGGCCGACCTCGGCCTGGCGCAAGACACCCTCCAAATTCACGGTGCGGCCATCCAGTGCCGGATCACGACGGAAGATCCCGCCAACGGCTTCCGGCCCGGCACCGGGCGGATCACCGGCTACCGATCACCGGGTGGTGCGGGTATCCGCCTTGACGGTGGCACAAACATCGGTGCTGAGGTCACCGCACACTTCGACTCCATGTTGGTCAAACTGAGCTGCCGGGGACGGGATTTCGACACGGCGGTCCGGCGGGCCAGACGTGCGGTGGCCGAGTTTCGAATCCGCGGTGTGTCGACGAATATCCCGTTCCTGCAAGCTGTTCTGGACGATCCGGACTTTCAGTCGGGTCGCGTGACGACGTCGTTCATCGACGAGCGTCCTGGGTTGTTGACGGCACGTTCCAGTGCGGACCGCGGCACGAAGATTCTAAATTATCTGGCCGATGTCACCGTCAACCAGCCGCACGGACCGAGGCCCTCGGCGGTCTATCCTCGCGACAAATTGCCCGTTATCGATCTGACGGCGGCCCCGCCACCGGGGTCGAAACAGCGGCTTACCAAGCTCGGTCCTGAGGGCTTCGCGCTGTGGATGCGGGAATCCAAAACAGTCGGTGTCACGGATACGACATTCCGGGATGCGCATCAGTCACTCTTGGCGACGCGGGTGCGGACCAGTGGGTTGATGCGGGTCGCGCCGTACATCGCGCGCATGACGCCCGAGCTGCTGTCGGTCGAATGTTGGGGCGGCGCAACTTATGATGTGGCGTTGCGGTTCCTTAAGCAGGATCCCTGGGATCGGTTGGCGGCACTGCGCGAGGCGCTGCCGAACATCTGCCTGCAGATGCTGCTCCGCGGCCGCAACACCGTCGGGTACACGCCCTATCCCGAACAGGTGACCTCCGCGTTCGTCGAGGAAGCGGCACAGACTGGTGTGGACATCTTCCGGATCTTCGATTCGCTGAACAACATTGTTGCCATGCGCCCGGCGATCGATGCGGTGCTCAATACCGGCACGACGATCGCCGAGGTGGCGATGTCGTATACCGGGGATCTCTCCGATCCGGGCGAAGATCTCTACACGCTGGACTATTACCTGCGGTTGGCAGAGGCGATCGTCGATGCCGGTGCGCACGTGCTGGCTATCAAGGACATGGCCGGACTGTTGCGCGCTCCAGCTGCAGCCACGTTGGTGGCGGCGTTGAAGTCGCGGTTCGACCTGCCGGTGCACGTGCATACCCATGACACTCCGGGCGGCCAGTTGGCGACCTATGCCGCGGCGTGGGCTGCCGGGGCGGATGCGGTCGACGGGGCGGCGGCGCCGTTGTCCGGCACCACCAGTCAGCCGTCGCTGTCGTCGATTGTGGCCGCAGCGGCGCGCACCGAGTTCGACACCGGGTTGTCGTTGTCGGCGGTGTGCGATCTTGAGCCGTATTGGGAGGCGCTGCGAAAGGTATACGCCCCGTTCGAGTCCGGACTGGCGGCCCCGACCGGACGGGTGTATACCCACGAGATCCCAGGTGGACAATTGAGTAACCTGCGCCAGCAGGCCATCGCGTTGGGATTGGGGGACAGGTTCGAAGACGTTGAAAACGCGTACGCTGGTGCTGATCGCGTGCTGGGGCGCTTGGTAAAAGTCACCCCGTCGAGCAAGGTGGTAGGGGATCTGGCGTTGGCGCTGGTCGGTGCCGGGGCGAGTGCCGAAGAGTTCGCGGCCGAGCCGGGCCTTTACGACCTCCCAGATAGCGTGATCGGATTTCTGCGTGGAGAGCTGGGGGATCCGCCGGGCGGTTGGCCGGAACCGTTGCGCACCAAGGCCCTCGACGGCCGAGGCCCGGCGAAACCCGAACAGGAGTTGACCGTTGAGCAGGAGGCCGTCTTAGCCGCGCCGGGGCCGAAACGTCGGGCAATGCTCAATCATCTGTTGTTCGCGGGACCAACGGCCGAGTTCGAGGCACACCGCGAGGAGTTCGGTGACACCTCACGGCTATCGGCAAACCAGTTCTTCTACGGGCTGCGCCATGGTGAGGAACACCGAGTCACACTGGAACCTGGGGTGGAGTTGCTGATCGGGTTGGAAGCGATCAGCGACGCCGACGAGCGCGGCATGCGCACAGTCATGTGCATCATCAACGGACAATTGCGGCCGGTGATGGTCCGGGATCGGTCGATCGCCTCGGATATCCCGGTGTCCGAGAGGGCCGATAAGACCAATCCCGATCATGTTGCAGCGCCGTTCGCCGGTGTGGTCACGGTGACCGTGGCCCAGGGTGACGCGGTGGAGGCCGGGCAGACGTTGGCGACGATCGAGGCAATGAAGATGGAAGCGGCGATCACTGCCACAAAGGCCGGCACTCTCAACCGCATAGCAGTCGCCGCCACGGCCCAGGTCGAAAGCGGCGACCTGTTGATGGTCCTCACCTGA
- a CDS encoding FAD-dependent oxidoreductase produces MDLTETTLSMGQWEKLIHAAETGTVSEPLENVHRERGNNFDVIFVGGGAGGRFGSAYAKARGLRQLVIDKWPFLGGSCPHQACVPHHLFSEAAREIDYMRWNSDTLWFPKFEEERASIVDMIALFKRGRNNAHAFMNWQSKEQLDMEYIVNAEAIVIDKHTVEVNGERFSTQNLVLATGARTYFPPEIGGLDKAGVYDFESLIDPGLDYEPTRCVIIGGSKVAMEYGSFFQATGCHTTILTRSPLMRTRSLHHVDEDLRTYVVDNMRLRSIDIVEGCEPLEVLGDDRAVAVRVRSADGTEEVIETDFVFVGTGERPNTKPLVDALGIEIDEKGFVKVNSRMQTSVHGVYAIGDIIGSPMEMFKARKCGMTAARNISGEPFEFDFSQFPDFLHTTYEVTWVGLTEEEARNEYGDISVIQMPPQGIRHEELSLPLSEGSMLYAFTRPELTGFQKCIYDNKSRRLLGAHHCGFGAKDAFQYLDYLIKKGITIDEMGEMNELFLNPEHFIQLSRLRAGNPDLQDL; encoded by the coding sequence ATGGACCTGACCGAAACAACCCTCAGTATGGGCCAATGGGAGAAGTTGATCCACGCCGCCGAAACGGGGACGGTATCCGAGCCGCTTGAAAATGTGCATCGCGAGCGCGGCAACAACTTCGACGTGATATTCGTTGGCGGAGGTGCGGGCGGTCGGTTTGGCTCTGCCTACGCCAAGGCTCGTGGCCTCCGGCAACTGGTGATCGACAAGTGGCCATTTCTTGGCGGTTCCTGCCCACATCAGGCCTGCGTCCCACATCATCTCTTCTCCGAGGCTGCACGTGAGATCGACTACATGCGATGGAACTCGGACACGTTGTGGTTCCCCAAGTTCGAGGAAGAACGCGCCTCAATCGTCGACATGATCGCGCTGTTCAAGAGGGGCCGTAACAACGCGCACGCCTTCATGAACTGGCAGAGCAAAGAGCAGCTCGATATGGAATACATTGTCAACGCCGAAGCAATCGTTATCGACAAACACACCGTCGAGGTCAACGGCGAACGATTCAGCACACAGAATCTCGTACTCGCCACCGGGGCGCGGACCTACTTCCCGCCCGAAATCGGGGGGCTGGACAAGGCAGGCGTGTACGACTTCGAGTCCCTCATCGACCCGGGCTTGGACTACGAACCGACCAGGTGCGTGATCATTGGCGGATCCAAAGTCGCCATGGAATATGGATCGTTCTTCCAGGCGACCGGCTGTCACACCACGATCCTCACTCGGAGCCCGCTGATGCGGACACGAAGTCTGCACCACGTGGACGAGGACCTGCGGACCTATGTTGTCGACAACATGCGGCTCCGCAGCATCGACATCGTCGAAGGATGCGAACCGCTCGAGGTTCTTGGTGACGACCGAGCCGTAGCTGTGCGGGTCCGCTCTGCCGACGGTACCGAGGAGGTCATCGAGACCGACTTCGTCTTTGTCGGGACCGGCGAACGACCCAACACCAAGCCCCTCGTGGACGCACTAGGCATCGAGATCGATGAGAAAGGCTTCGTCAAAGTCAATTCGCGGATGCAGACTTCCGTACACGGCGTGTATGCGATCGGCGACATCATCGGTTCGCCGATGGAGATGTTCAAGGCACGGAAATGCGGTATGACCGCTGCACGCAACATCTCGGGCGAGCCTTTCGAATTCGACTTCAGCCAGTTTCCCGACTTCCTGCACACGACGTACGAGGTGACCTGGGTTGGATTGACCGAGGAGGAGGCACGGAACGAATACGGTGATATCTCTGTCATCCAAATGCCGCCTCAGGGAATACGCCACGAGGAGTTGTCATTGCCGCTGTCGGAGGGCAGCATGCTCTACGCATTCACCCGCCCAGAACTCACGGGATTCCAGAAATGCATCTACGACAACAAGAGTCGTCGACTACTGGGCGCTCACCATTGCGGCTTCGGGGCGAAAGACGCGTTCCAGTACCTGGACTACCTGATCAAGAAGGGCATCACGATCGACGAGATGGGAGAGATGAATGAACTGTTCCTCAATCCCGAGCACTTCATCCAGCTTTCCCGGCTACGGGCCGGCAACCCTGACCTACAAGACCTCTGA
- a CDS encoding fumarylacetoacetate hydrolase, with protein MLKELQSAFSRNGSHDFFSDSGVIATHTGPVVGYVLSKSLIGIDFDIDDSLEPITERVLVEDCGVVSVGSLVAPRVETHIGVLLSTRVSGDTAVRPDECIAAAFPVLRVLTGNGEAISAAIAVGSPSLRKDVLEDSLASLNRNGSVVAAGEGAAIGQSPGSAFAAIARRLVEADQALSRGHIVLTGSIHRSVPARPGDHFRCDVLGLGSVCIRCVD; from the coding sequence ATGCTCAAAGAACTACAGTCGGCGTTTAGCCGCAACGGATCACATGACTTCTTCAGTGACTCGGGAGTAATTGCGACTCACACGGGTCCGGTAGTCGGATACGTCCTGTCCAAATCTCTCATCGGTATCGATTTTGACATCGATGACAGCCTTGAGCCGATCACTGAGCGCGTGCTTGTTGAAGACTGTGGCGTGGTCAGCGTCGGCTCGCTCGTTGCACCGCGCGTTGAAACACATATCGGCGTGCTCCTCAGCACCAGGGTGTCTGGAGACACCGCCGTGCGGCCTGACGAGTGTATCGCCGCAGCCTTCCCTGTCCTACGAGTTCTGACGGGGAACGGAGAAGCGATATCTGCGGCGATCGCCGTCGGTTCACCGTCGCTCCGTAAAGATGTGCTTGAGGACAGTTTGGCGTCGTTGAACCGCAACGGCAGCGTTGTAGCTGCCGGCGAGGGCGCCGCGATAGGGCAATCGCCGGGTAGTGCCTTTGCCGCGATCGCGCGAAGGCTTGTGGAAGCTGACCAGGCCCTCAGTCGGGGCCACATCGTGCTAACGGGCAGCATTCATCGCTCGGTCCCTGCTCGGCCAGGAGATCACTTCCGCTGTGACGTACTGGGTCTTGGAAGTGTGTGTATCCGATGCGTCGACTGA
- a CDS encoding aromatic/alkene/methane monooxygenase hydroxylase/oxygenase subunit alpha has protein sequence MANPTIEVVHEKSKRYDWGFDYARPDPKFPTRYIIPPKGKDPFRSMLRGYAAMETEKDNRVYGGLDSNVRYRNATSAEPRFIEGMKFGIPSFTDAEYQAVCGSGFLIASMKNQELRQGYAGQMLDEVRHTQIEVALRKYYLKNYHDPAGFDIGQIGLGNHPIGTLARASFQSFNTGDPVEVSMCLNIVLETAYTNPLVVALPQVAAVNGEHAMPTAFLSIQSDESRHMANGYGTLMSVIQEHDNLPFLQESLDRHFWHQHQSMDTLVGVLSEYFAVERPWAYKDVWEEWVVDDFVGSYMSRLSPFGLKPPARLGDVARYVNDMHHSVAIALAAMWPLNFWRTDPMGPADYEWFENHYPGWTKSYGGLWDAFRDMSDPSSARILLQELPSLPPFCQVCHVPCVMPTLHAPETRIVYGEGKKFAVCSEGCEWIFNLNPTIYSGCANWWERFDGMDLADVILALGYVRPDGKTLIGQPHLNADRMWTIDDIRRLEYEVKDPLK, from the coding sequence ATGGCTAATCCCACTATCGAAGTTGTTCACGAAAAATCCAAGAGGTACGACTGGGGCTTCGATTATGCGCGCCCCGACCCGAAGTTTCCGACCCGCTACATCATCCCCCCGAAGGGCAAGGATCCATTCCGGTCGATGCTGCGCGGTTACGCAGCGATGGAGACGGAAAAGGACAACCGGGTCTACGGCGGTCTGGACAGCAACGTTCGTTACCGCAACGCAACGTCGGCCGAGCCGCGCTTCATTGAAGGGATGAAGTTCGGAATTCCAAGCTTCACCGACGCGGAGTACCAGGCAGTCTGCGGGTCAGGCTTTCTGATCGCATCCATGAAGAACCAGGAACTGCGCCAGGGCTACGCCGGCCAGATGCTCGACGAGGTTCGTCACACGCAGATCGAAGTCGCCCTGCGGAAGTACTACCTGAAGAACTACCACGACCCGGCTGGCTTTGACATCGGCCAGATCGGTCTGGGTAATCACCCGATCGGCACCCTGGCACGGGCTTCATTCCAGTCGTTCAACACCGGTGATCCCGTGGAGGTTTCGATGTGTCTGAACATCGTCCTCGAGACTGCCTACACGAACCCCCTCGTGGTGGCCCTGCCTCAGGTCGCTGCCGTCAACGGAGAGCACGCGATGCCCACTGCGTTCCTCTCGATCCAGTCTGACGAGTCGCGGCACATGGCCAACGGCTATGGGACCTTGATGAGCGTTATTCAGGAGCATGACAACCTGCCGTTCCTGCAGGAATCGCTCGACCGTCACTTCTGGCACCAGCATCAGTCGATGGACACTCTGGTCGGCGTTCTTTCCGAGTACTTCGCCGTGGAACGCCCTTGGGCTTACAAAGATGTCTGGGAAGAGTGGGTCGTCGACGACTTCGTCGGCTCCTACATGAGCCGGCTCAGCCCGTTCGGTCTCAAGCCGCCGGCGAGGCTTGGTGACGTCGCCCGCTATGTCAACGACATGCACCATTCAGTGGCGATCGCGCTTGCGGCTATGTGGCCGCTGAACTTCTGGCGGACCGACCCTATGGGTCCGGCAGACTACGAATGGTTTGAGAACCACTACCCGGGCTGGACCAAGTCCTACGGCGGTCTGTGGGACGCATTCCGCGATATGAGCGACCCGTCGTCGGCGCGAATCTTGTTGCAGGAGTTGCCGTCACTGCCGCCGTTCTGCCAGGTCTGCCATGTTCCGTGCGTTATGCCGACATTGCACGCCCCGGAAACTCGCATCGTGTACGGCGAAGGCAAGAAGTTCGCCGTGTGCAGCGAAGGCTGTGAGTGGATCTTCAACCTCAACCCGACGATCTACTCCGGCTGTGCCAACTGGTGGGAGCGCTTCGATGGTATGGACCTGGCCGATGTCATCTTGGCGCTGGGCTATGTCCGACCAGATGGCAAGACCCTGATTGGTCAACCGCATCTCAACGCTGATCGGATGTGGACCATCGACGACATCCGGCGGCTCGAGTACGAAGTCAAAGACCCGCTGAAGTAG
- a CDS encoding PIN domain-containing protein: MSHVPTTSASARQQHLQQAEADFAILSFDADCARAFGGVAAALRSTGRKPAARAYDALIAASAIAHGLGLCTCNPDDFAEIPRLDLHPVPIPRNRIDAPHPTHYVTVT, from the coding sequence ATGTCGCACGTTCCGACGACGAGCGCAAGCGCGCGACAACAGCACCTGCAGCAGGCCGAAGCAGACTTCGCGATTCTGTCGTTCGACGCCGATTGCGCGAGGGCGTTCGGCGGCGTCGCTGCCGCTCTGCGTTCCACCGGGCGTAAGCCTGCGGCACGGGCGTACGACGCACTGATCGCCGCGAGTGCCATCGCGCACGGCCTCGGCCTCTGCACGTGCAATCCGGACGATTTCGCGGAGATTCCACGTTTAGATCTGCACCCGGTACCAATTCCGCGGAACCGAATAGATGCCCCTCATCCAACGCATTACGTCACTGTGACATAA
- a CDS encoding MmoB/DmpM family protein: MSSATPARDRTQVRDTVGISLIGSSETNVIVDMVAELLPDAKITDNDVFFKIERDEMLSFDMVELSDRLGKPYTVHDFLVNMTSYYGRIVVKDHEIEIHSEILPERFRD; this comes from the coding sequence TTGTCATCTGCCACGCCCGCTCGGGATAGAACGCAAGTCCGCGACACCGTCGGCATCTCGCTGATCGGGAGTTCAGAAACCAATGTCATCGTCGACATGGTTGCTGAGCTTCTCCCCGACGCCAAGATCACCGACAACGACGTGTTCTTCAAGATAGAACGCGACGAAATGCTGAGCTTCGACATGGTTGAACTTAGCGACCGACTTGGCAAGCCGTATACGGTTCATGACTTCCTCGTCAACATGACCAGTTACTACGGGCGAATTGTCGTGAAGGATCACGAGATCGAGATCCACTCGGAGATCCTCCCGGAACGATTCCGCGACTAA
- a CDS encoding IS256 family transposase produces the protein MLTVVHDVREANESTSGAGRSLLDEIVRDGARQMLAAALQAEVAAYVEQFADQLDENGHRLVVRNGYHQPREVLTAAGAVEVRAPRVNDRRMDPDTGVRQRFSSAILPAWARKSPQMSEVLPLLYLHGLSSGDFGPALEQFLGSGAGLSASTITRLTSQWQDEAAAFGRRDLSGTDYVYLWVDGIHLKVRLEQTKLCLLVMIGVRADGRKELVALTDGYRESCESWADLLRDCRRRGMTAPVLAVGDGALGFWKAVREVFPATREQRCWFHKQANVLAALPKSAHPSALAAMKDIYNAQDIDEAQVAVKAFEVDFGAKYPKAVAKIVDDLDVLLEFYKYPAEHWIHLRTTNPIESTFATVRLRTKVTKGPGSRAAGIAMAYKLIDAAQARWRAVNAPHLVALVRAGAVFHKGKLLERPTDITPPTPPSSGDERTGTEVA, from the coding sequence ATGCTCACCGTAGTTCACGATGTCCGAGAGGCCAACGAAAGCACCAGCGGTGCTGGTCGGTCGTTGTTGGACGAGATCGTCCGTGACGGCGCCCGGCAGATGTTGGCCGCCGCACTGCAGGCCGAGGTCGCCGCCTATGTGGAGCAGTTCGCCGACCAGCTCGACGAGAACGGTCACCGGCTGGTGGTCCGCAACGGCTATCACCAGCCGCGTGAGGTGCTGACCGCGGCCGGGGCGGTCGAGGTGCGCGCGCCGCGGGTCAACGACCGCCGGATGGACCCCGATACCGGTGTGCGGCAGCGGTTCTCCTCGGCGATCCTGCCGGCGTGGGCGCGCAAGTCCCCGCAGATGAGCGAGGTGCTGCCGCTGCTGTACCTGCACGGGTTGTCCAGCGGCGATTTCGGTCCGGCGCTGGAGCAGTTCCTGGGCTCGGGTGCGGGTTTGTCGGCGTCGACGATCACCCGGCTGACCAGCCAGTGGCAGGACGAGGCTGCCGCGTTCGGGCGCCGGGACCTGTCCGGCACTGACTACGTCTACCTGTGGGTCGACGGCATCCACCTCAAGGTCCGCCTGGAGCAGACCAAGCTGTGCCTGCTGGTGATGATCGGTGTGCGTGCTGACGGCCGCAAGGAGCTCGTCGCGCTCACCGACGGCTATCGGGAGTCATGCGAGTCGTGGGCCGATCTGCTGCGGGATTGCAGACGCCGCGGCATGACCGCCCCGGTGCTCGCCGTCGGGGATGGCGCCCTCGGGTTCTGGAAGGCGGTCCGCGAAGTGTTCCCAGCCACGCGAGAACAGCGCTGCTGGTTCCACAAGCAAGCCAATGTCCTTGCTGCGCTGCCGAAATCAGCGCACCCGTCGGCGTTGGCGGCCATGAAGGACATCTACAACGCGCAGGACATCGACGAGGCCCAGGTGGCGGTCAAGGCTTTCGAGGTCGACTTCGGGGCGAAGTATCCCAAGGCGGTCGCCAAGATCGTCGACGACCTCGATGTCCTGTTGGAGTTCTACAAGTACCCGGCCGAGCATTGGATCCATTTGAGGACGACAAATCCGATCGAAAGCACTTTTGCCACCGTGCGACTTCGGACCAAGGTCACCAAAGGGCCGGGATCACGCGCGGCCGGTATTGCCATGGCCTACAAGCTGATCGACGCCGCACAGGCACGCTGGCGGGCCGTCAACGCACCGCATCTGGTCGCGCTGGTACGTGCCGGCGCGGTCTTCCACAAAGGCAAGCTGCTCGAACGGCCCACCGACATCACCCCGCCGACACCGCCCTCAAGCGGTGACGAGCGCACCGGAACGGAGGTCGCCTGA